The following nucleotide sequence is from Azospirillum brasilense.
GGAATCGCTGATCTCCGTCACGGAGGAAACCCCGCTCGACGAGGTGGTCCGCCTGATGGAAGGCAACCGCATCAAGCGCGTTCCGGTGCTGAGCAACGGCAAGCTGGTCGGGATCGTCAGCCGCGCCAACCTGCTGCATGTACTCGCCAGCATCGCGCCGGACGTCTCCCCGGCCGCCGCGGACGACCGCGTCGTGCGCGACCGGCTTCTGGAAACCCTGCGGGCGCAGCCCTGGGCGCCGGAGATCAGCGAAAACATCGTGGTGCGCAACGGCGTCGTGCATCTCTGGGGCAGCGTCCGCACCGAGGCGCAGCGTGACGCGATTCGCGTCGCCGCCGAGAACACCCCCGGCGTCACCCGCGTGGAAAATCACCTGATCATCGTGGATCATGTCGCCGAGGGCGCCGTCGGCTTCTGAGCCAATCGCCGATGCGGCAACAAAAAAGCCCCTTCCCGGTTCGTCCGGGAAGGGGCTTTTCCTTTTTCAGCAGACCTTTACTCGGTGGCCTTCACGACCTCTTCGGTGACCTTCTTGGCGTCGCCGAACAGCATCATGGTGTTGGGGCGGAAGAACAGCTCGTTCTCGACGCCGGCGTAGCCGGCGGCCATGCCGCGCTTGATGAAGAACACCGTCTTGGCCTTCTCGACGTCGAGGATCGGCATGCCGTAGATCGGCGATTGCGGATCGGTCTTGGCCGCCGGGTTGGTCACGTCGTTGGCGCCGATCACGAAGGCCACGTCCGCCGTGCCGAAGTCGCGGTTGATGTCCTCCAGCTCGAACACCTCGTCGTAGGGCACGTTGGCCTCGGCCAGCAGCACGTTCATGTGCCCGGGCATGCGCCCCGCCACCGGATGGATGGCGTACTTGACCTCGACGCCCTCCTTCTTCAGCAGGTCGGCCATCTCGCGCAGCGCGTGCTGCGCCTGGGCCACCGCCATGCCGTAGCCGGGGACGATGATCACCGACTGGGCGTTCTTCATGATGTAGGCCGCGTCCTCCGGCGAGCCGGCCTTGACCGTGCCGCGCTCGCCGCCGCCGGCCGCCGCCGAAGCCGCCCCGCTGTCGCCGCCGAAGCCGCCCAGGATGACGTTGAAGATCGAGCGGTTCATGCCCTTGCACATGATGTAGGACAGGATGGCGCCCGACGAGCCGACCAGCGCGCCCGTGACGATCAGCAGGTTGTTCTGCAGCGTGAAGCCGATGCCCGCCGCCGCCCAGCCCGAGTAGCTGTTCAGCATCGAGATCACCACCGGCATGTCGGCGCCGCCGATCGGCAGGATCAAAAGCAGGCCGAGCGCCAGCGACACGGCGACGATCAGCCACATCGGGGCATCGGCGTTGCTCTGCACCAGCCAGACAATGAGGAGGATGGTGAGGATGCCGAGGCCGGCGTTGAGGTGGTGCTGGAAGGGGAAGACCAGCGGCTTGCCGGTGACCAGCCCCTGCAGCTTGGCAAACGCGACGATCGAGCCGGTGAAGGTGATGGCGCCGATGGCGGTGCCCAGCGCCATCTCGACCAGCGAGCCCTTGGCGATGGCGCCGGGGACGCCGATACCGTAGGCCTCGGGCGAGTAGAAGGCCGACAGCGCCACGAACACCGCGGCCAGACCGACCAGCGAGTGGAAGGCGGCGACGAGCTGCGGCAGGGCGGTCATCTCGATCTTCTTGGCGATGACGTAGCCGATGCCGCCGCCGATCGCGATGCCGAGCACGATCATCCAGTAGGACTGGACAATGGGCAGGGCCAGCGTGGTCAGCACGGCGATGGTCATGCCGGCCATGCCGAAGAAGTTGCCCTGGCGGGAGGTCTCCGGGCTGGACAGGCCGCGCAGCGCCATGATGAAGCAGACCGAGGCGACCAGGTAGAGAAGGGCGGACAGGGTTTCCATGGTTACTTGCCCTTCTTCTTGAACATCGACAGCATGCGCTGGGTGACCAGGAAGCCGCCGAAGATGTTGACGCTGGCCAGGATGACCGCGAGGAAACCCATGATCTTGGAGAAGCCGAAACCGGCCGGGCCGGCGGCGATCAGGGCGCCGACGATGATCACCGAGGACACCGCGTTGGTCACCGCCATCAGCGGCGAGTGCAGCGCCGGCGTCACCCGCCACACCACGTAGTAGCCGACGAAGCAGGCCAGCACGAACACCGTCAGGCCGGTGATGAAGAAGTTGCCGTGGCTCGCCGCGTCCAGGACGGGCGCCGGGATCGGCATCGCGTGGGTCATCTGGGCAACCTGGACCTGAAGCTCCGCCGTCTGGTTGGTCAGGGTGAGGAGCGAGTGGCGGAAGGCCTCAATCTGGCTCGCGGGATCGGGATGTTCCATGGAAGCCGCCTCCTCAGACGGTCTGGACTTCGCGGACCGTGTCCGCGAAGGCGGGATGGACGACCTGCCCATCGCGGGTGAGCGCGATGGCCTTCACGATCTCGTCGTCCCAGTTGAGCGTGACGCCCTTCTCCTTGTCGTGCAGCGACTGCAGCAGCGCGAGCAGGTTCTTGGCGTAGAGGAGCGAGGCGCTCTCGGCGATGCGGCTGGGGTAGTTGGCATGGCCAACGATCTTCACCCCGTTCTCCGTGGTGACGACCTTGCCCAGCTCCGAGCCCTCGACGTTGCCGCCCTGCTCCACCGCCAGATCGATCAGCACCGAGCCCGGCTTCATCGACGCCACATGCTCGCGCGTCACCAGGATCGGCGCCTTGCGCCCGGGGATCAGCGCCGTGGTGATGACGATGTCCTGCTTCTTGATGTGCTCGGCCACCAGCGCCGCCTGCTGGCGCTTGTAGTCGTCGGACATCTCCTTGGCGTAGCCGCCCGCGGTCTCGGCCTGCTTGAACTCGTCGTTCTCCACCGCGACGAAGCTGCCGCCCAGCGACTGCACCTGCTCCTTGACCGCCGGGCGCACGTCGGTCGCCGAGACGATGGCGCCCAGCCGCTTGGCCGTGGCGATGGCCTGCAGACCGGCCACGCCGACGCCCATGATGAAGGCGCGCGCCGGCGGCACCGTGCCCGCCGCGGTCATCATCATCGGGTAGGCCCGGCCGTACTCGCTGGCCGCATCCACCACCGCCTTGTAGCCGGCGAGGTTGGCCTGCGAGGACAGGACATCC
It contains:
- a CDS encoding CBS domain-containing protein — encoded protein: MKAADIMTRQVITIGPDATVTEAAKRMLENRISGLPVCDSNGRLLGVISEGDLLRRTETGTVRRASWWLAMFAGAPNQAADYTKSHGRHVRDAMTESLISVTEETPLDEVVRLMEGNRIKRVPVLSNGKLVGIVSRANLLHVLASIAPDVSPAAADDRVVRDRLLETLRAQPWAPEISENIVVRNGVVHLWGSVRTEAQRDAIRVAAENTPGVTRVENHLIIVDHVAEGAVGF
- a CDS encoding NAD(P)(+) transhydrogenase (Re/Si-specific) subunit beta; this encodes METLSALLYLVASVCFIMALRGLSSPETSRQGNFFGMAGMTIAVLTTLALPIVQSYWMIVLGIAIGGGIGYVIAKKIEMTALPQLVAAFHSLVGLAAVFVALSAFYSPEAYGIGVPGAIAKGSLVEMALGTAIGAITFTGSIVAFAKLQGLVTGKPLVFPFQHHLNAGLGILTILLIVWLVQSNADAPMWLIVAVSLALGLLLILPIGGADMPVVISMLNSYSGWAAAGIGFTLQNNLLIVTGALVGSSGAILSYIMCKGMNRSIFNVILGGFGGDSGAASAAAGGGERGTVKAGSPEDAAYIMKNAQSVIIVPGYGMAVAQAQHALREMADLLKKEGVEVKYAIHPVAGRMPGHMNVLLAEANVPYDEVFELEDINRDFGTADVAFVIGANDVTNPAAKTDPQSPIYGMPILDVEKAKTVFFIKRGMAAGYAGVENELFFRPNTMMLFGDAKKVTEEVVKATE
- a CDS encoding NAD(P) transhydrogenase subunit alpha, which translates into the protein MEHPDPASQIEAFRHSLLTLTNQTAELQVQVAQMTHAMPIPAPVLDAASHGNFFITGLTVFVLACFVGYYVVWRVTPALHSPLMAVTNAVSSVIIVGALIAAGPAGFGFSKIMGFLAVILASVNIFGGFLVTQRMLSMFKKKGK
- a CDS encoding Re/Si-specific NAD(P)(+) transhydrogenase subunit alpha, with product MRIAIPRERRAGENRVAASPETVKKIKGLGLDVVVETGAGLGSNLPDRVYQDAGAEIAPDAASALADADIVLKVQRPLLAGEGDLDELALIKRGALLFAILNPYNSRDHVAAYAAAGVNAFAMEFMPRITRAQVMDVLSSQANLAGYKAVVDAASEYGRAYPMMMTAAGTVPPARAFIMGVGVAGLQAIATAKRLGAIVSATDVRPAVKEQVQSLGGSFVAVENDEFKQAETAGGYAKEMSDDYKRQQAALVAEHIKKQDIVITTALIPGRKAPILVTREHVASMKPGSVLIDLAVEQGGNVEGSELGKVVTTENGVKIVGHANYPSRIAESASLLYAKNLLALLQSLHDKEKGVTLNWDDEIVKAIALTRDGQVVHPAFADTVREVQTV